One window of Chryseobacterium indologenes genomic DNA carries:
- a CDS encoding FGGY-family carbohydrate kinase, giving the protein MSKKKVTIVFDIGKTNKKFFLFDKNYKEVVREYTELPLITDEDNYPAEDLSALQHWIKDNFNAILDHEEYEVKAINFSTYGASFVHLDQKGNVLTPLYNYTKPMDEEILDLFYEKHGSKQKIARETASPQAGMLNSGLQLFWLKYKHPEIFRKIRHSLHLPQYLSYLFTGICVSEFTSIGCHTNLWDYDKADYHDWVYEEEIDALLPPIVPTSASINTSYRNKKIKIGVGIHDSSSALLPYILSKKEPFLLLSTGTWSISLNPFNDESLIDEDIENNCLNYMRIDGKRVKASRFFMGNEYKIQIEKLCAYYGKEYGFHREVQFDQDLYLRLMKNKNIYFRFEGIILKRKMISETDLKSFTTFEEAYHQLMIELMDLQIHTIKNAIGNSDIENIYIDGGFTDNDVFMKLMSHHFQHYNVMSTHSPLGSALGASMVISNKKIDETFLQQHYQMKVLQPLILNL; this is encoded by the coding sequence ATGTCTAAAAAAAAGGTAACCATTGTATTTGATATTGGAAAGACCAATAAAAAGTTCTTTTTATTCGATAAGAATTATAAAGAAGTTGTCCGGGAATATACAGAATTACCACTCATTACTGATGAAGATAATTATCCTGCGGAAGACCTTTCAGCCTTGCAGCATTGGATAAAAGATAATTTTAATGCCATTCTTGATCATGAAGAATATGAAGTAAAAGCCATCAATTTTTCCACATATGGAGCAAGTTTTGTGCATCTGGATCAGAAAGGAAATGTTCTGACTCCATTGTACAATTACACCAAACCGATGGATGAGGAAATTCTTGATTTATTTTATGAAAAGCATGGAAGCAAACAGAAAATTGCCCGTGAAACAGCATCACCCCAGGCTGGAATGCTTAATTCAGGTCTGCAATTATTCTGGCTGAAATATAAGCATCCGGAAATATTCAGAAAAATCCGTCACAGCCTTCATTTACCTCAATATTTATCGTATTTGTTTACCGGAATTTGTGTGTCGGAATTTACTTCAATAGGCTGTCACACCAATTTGTGGGATTACGACAAAGCTGACTATCACGACTGGGTGTATGAAGAAGAAATAGACGCTTTATTACCACCAATTGTGCCGACTTCTGCGAGTATCAATACTTCTTACAGAAATAAAAAAATTAAAATCGGTGTTGGGATTCACGACAGTTCTTCAGCGTTATTACCTTATATTTTAAGCAAAAAAGAACCGTTTTTACTTCTCTCAACGGGAACCTGGAGTATTTCGTTAAATCCTTTTAATGATGAAAGCCTAATTGATGAAGATATAGAAAATAATTGCCTGAATTACATGCGAATTGATGGGAAACGTGTAAAAGCATCCCGTTTTTTCATGGGAAATGAATACAAAATCCAGATTGAAAAACTATGTGCTTATTACGGAAAAGAATATGGTTTCCACAGAGAAGTGCAGTTTGATCAGGATTTGTATTTGCGCTTAATGAAAAATAAAAATATCTATTTTCGCTTTGAAGGAATTATTTTAAAACGAAAAATGATCAGTGAAACAGATTTAAAATCATTCACTACTTTTGAAGAAGCATATCATCAATTAATGATAGAACTGATGGATTTACAGATTCATACCATCAAAAATGCAATCGGAAATTCAGATATCGAAAACATTTATATCGATGGCGGATTCACTGATAATGACGTATTTATGAAGCTTATGTCTCATCATTTTCAGCATTACAATGTGATGTCTACACATTCTCCGCTGGGTTCTGCATTGGGAGCTTCCATGGTGATTTCGAACAAAAAAATAGACGAAACTTTTTTACAGCAGCATTATCAGATGAAAGTGCTTCAACCGTTAATTCTTAATTTATAA
- a CDS encoding alpha-hydroxy acid oxidase, translated as MAFPFDTRYASLELLIEKSKKRMPRFAFEYLDGGCNENINRDRNTSELREVLLRPRYLNNYSETNMETELFGVKYSAPFGISPVGLQGLMWPNAPEILAKAAFKHNIPFILSTVTTSSLERISELTEGKAWYQLYHPKEEWLRDDILDRCEASGYDVLVVLADVPTFGYRAKEIRNGLSMPPQINFRNVSQALVKPQWCLEMLKHGVPSFATMNKYMDKNMNVKQLGQFMNSTFSGRLNSDRIKAIRDKWKGKLVIKGVASDEDAAEAVRLGFDGMIISNHGGRQLDAGESTIAVVKEISEKYKGQIKIMMDSGVRTGPDVARALSCGAEFTFMGRTFMYAIGALGDKGGDHIIEMLKMQFRQVMEQVCCEKPEDLQNFRVK; from the coding sequence ATGGCATTTCCATTTGATACCCGTTACGCTTCGCTTGAACTTTTAATCGAAAAGTCAAAAAAAAGAATGCCCCGTTTCGCTTTCGAATACCTGGATGGCGGTTGCAATGAAAACATAAACCGGGACAGAAATACGAGCGAACTAAGAGAAGTTCTTCTTCGTCCACGTTATCTGAATAATTACAGTGAAACCAACATGGAAACTGAATTGTTTGGAGTAAAATATTCTGCGCCTTTCGGAATTTCTCCCGTTGGGTTACAGGGACTGATGTGGCCCAATGCTCCCGAAATTTTGGCAAAAGCTGCTTTTAAACATAATATTCCCTTCATATTAAGTACAGTTACAACAAGCAGTCTTGAAAGAATTTCCGAATTAACAGAGGGAAAAGCCTGGTATCAATTATACCATCCGAAAGAAGAATGGCTGCGCGATGATATTCTCGACCGTTGTGAAGCTTCCGGATACGATGTACTTGTTGTTTTGGCTGATGTTCCGACTTTTGGATACAGAGCAAAAGAAATAAGAAATGGCTTATCAATGCCGCCTCAAATTAATTTCCGAAATGTTTCCCAGGCTTTGGTAAAGCCGCAATGGTGTTTAGAGATGCTGAAACATGGTGTTCCGAGTTTTGCAACGATGAATAAGTATATGGATAAAAATATGAATGTGAAACAGCTAGGACAGTTTATGAATTCTACCTTTTCCGGCAGATTGAATTCAGACAGAATCAAGGCGATTCGTGACAAATGGAAAGGAAAATTAGTCATTAAAGGTGTCGCTTCAGACGAAGATGCCGCAGAAGCAGTTCGTTTAGGTTTCGACGGAATGATTATTTCCAATCATGGCGGAAGACAGCTTGATGCGGGTGAATCTACGATTGCTGTAGTGAAAGAAATCAGCGAAAAATATAAAGGTCAGATCAAAATTATGATGGACAGTGGTGTAAGAACCGGCCCGGATGTTGCCCGCGCTTTAAGTTGTGGTGCTGAATTTACCTTTATGGGAAGGACTTTCATGTATGCAATAGGAGCTTTAGGTGACAAAGGCGGTGACCATATTATTGAAATGCTTAAAATGCAGTTCAGACAGGTGATGGAACAGGTTTGCTGTGAAAAACCGGAAGATTTGCAAAACTTCAGAGTGAAATAA
- a CDS encoding nuclear transport factor 2 family protein, with product MIKKLIFAIGFMMAISISAQKISDKEAVNAVAEKFRLAMISGEKSDLESLILPELTYGHSGGHIDDAREFVEKLASKKSDFVTINITNQTVSIVGNTAIVRHHFYATTADAGKAPGDVTLDILLVWVKVKNDWKLLARQAVKAEKKK from the coding sequence ATGATTAAAAAATTAATTTTTGCCATTGGTTTTATGATGGCAATAAGTATTTCAGCACAGAAAATAAGTGATAAGGAGGCTGTAAATGCTGTTGCCGAAAAGTTCAGATTAGCGATGATAAGCGGAGAAAAATCTGATTTAGAATCTTTAATCCTGCCGGAATTAACTTACGGACATTCAGGAGGCCATATTGATGATGCCAGGGAATTTGTAGAAAAACTGGCCAGCAAAAAGTCTGATTTTGTAACGATTAATATTACCAATCAAACAGTAAGTATTGTTGGTAATACAGCCATTGTCCGTCATCATTTTTATGCAACGACTGCTGATGCCGGAAAAGCACCAGGAGATGTGACGCTGGATATCTTATTGGTTTGGGTAAAAGTAAAAAATGACTGGAAGCTATTGGCGAGACAGGCGGTGAAGGCTGAAAAGAAGAAATAA
- a CDS encoding winged helix-turn-helix domain-containing protein — MAETFEIIINEHSRVPKYKQIVDSILNGIDSGEIKIGEKIPSINELSESCFLSRDTVEKAYKELRKRQIIESVKGKGYYISRINKNDVINIFFLINKPSTYKMMIYNYFVNAIGTKGNIEMYIYHCDETLFINSLKKNLGGFDYYVIMPHFRDEQSKHTSSTQQVLDMIEQIPKNKLLLLDNTKPNISGEYGSIFQDFEHDIYNALKEGLDKIKKYEKIILVYPDKSIHPYPFRIVRGFEKFCKDFTLDYEILDEIYPDMELQDKDIFITIRERDLVNLVKQIRQKNLELGKDIGIISYNETPLKELLGITVITTDFKAMGESAAYMILKNKKESVNNVFKFIQRDSL; from the coding sequence ATGGCAGAAACATTTGAAATAATAATCAATGAGCATTCCAGAGTTCCTAAATATAAACAAATTGTAGATTCTATTCTCAATGGAATTGATAGCGGAGAGATTAAGATTGGTGAGAAAATCCCTTCTATAAATGAACTCAGCGAGTCGTGCTTTCTTTCAAGAGATACGGTAGAAAAAGCGTATAAAGAACTCCGGAAAAGACAAATCATCGAATCTGTAAAAGGAAAAGGATATTATATTTCACGGATTAATAAAAATGATGTGATCAATATTTTCTTCCTGATCAACAAACCGAGTACTTATAAAATGATGATTTATAATTATTTCGTCAATGCAATCGGTACCAAAGGCAATATTGAGATGTATATTTACCACTGTGACGAAACACTTTTCATTAATTCTTTAAAAAAGAATCTTGGCGGATTTGACTATTACGTGATTATGCCCCATTTCCGTGACGAACAGTCTAAACATACCAGCTCAACACAGCAGGTTTTAGATATGATTGAACAGATCCCGAAAAACAAGTTGCTGTTGTTAGACAATACCAAGCCTAATATTTCCGGAGAATATGGCTCTATTTTTCAGGATTTCGAGCATGATATTTATAATGCTTTAAAGGAAGGTTTAGACAAAATAAAGAAATACGAGAAGATAATTTTAGTGTATCCCGACAAATCCATTCATCCCTACCCTTTCCGTATTGTACGGGGTTTTGAGAAGTTTTGTAAAGATTTTACACTGGATTATGAAATTCTTGACGAAATTTATCCCGATATGGAATTGCAGGATAAAGATATTTTCATCACGATTCGGGAACGGGATCTGGTGAACCTGGTTAAGCAAATCCGACAGAAAAACCTTGAACTAGGCAAAGACATCGGAATTATTTCCTATAATGAAACGCCTCTTAAAGAACTACTGGGAATTACGGTAATTACTACAGATTTTAAAGCTATGGGAGAATCTGCCGCCTATATGATTCTGAAAAATAAAAAAGAATCTGTGAATAACGTCTTTAAGTTTATTCAGAGAGATTCTTTATAA
- a CDS encoding glycoside hydrolase family protein has translation MDKPRHFTRIDFLQTSALGITAGVLGLSFTGSSSDKPYFGLKPIGRTFSLENYYIWCNSPIWSEDGKVHLFYSRWKKEKGMGGWLNGSEICRAEADSPYDEFKHKQIILTPRGGEFWDATTCHNPLITKVKDEYYLFYMGNQNGKTNTKRIGLATSKSLDGDWARPQKPLLLPGEKGAWDDHCTTNPAFIKGNDGKFWLFYKSWNTEEYENQKGPVRGNRKYGLAKADNPSGPYEKMKENPVIDFSLQPDNAQLEDAFIWKQHGKFHIVARDMGFFNHEYGLHLTSRDGLNWSKPKIAYLDMKSYIKEPVPSSHLKRFGRLERPMILMDKDGITPKFLFGATQGGKFETSTSFVFEITSTTI, from the coding sequence ATGGACAAACCCAGACACTTTACACGCATAGACTTTTTACAGACTTCAGCCCTTGGGATCACGGCTGGGGTTCTGGGGTTGTCATTTACAGGTTCATCTTCCGACAAACCTTATTTCGGTTTAAAACCAATTGGGCGTACCTTTTCATTGGAGAACTATTACATTTGGTGTAATTCTCCAATCTGGAGCGAAGACGGTAAGGTTCATCTTTTTTATTCAAGATGGAAAAAAGAAAAAGGGATGGGCGGCTGGCTCAACGGTTCTGAAATCTGCCGTGCAGAAGCAGATTCTCCCTATGATGAATTCAAGCATAAACAAATTATTCTTACCCCCAGAGGCGGCGAATTCTGGGATGCCACGACCTGTCATAATCCTTTAATTACCAAAGTAAAAGATGAGTATTACCTTTTCTACATGGGTAACCAAAACGGAAAAACAAATACCAAAAGAATAGGGCTTGCCACTTCAAAAAGTCTTGACGGAGATTGGGCAAGGCCGCAAAAACCTCTGCTACTTCCCGGAGAAAAAGGCGCATGGGACGACCATTGTACTACCAATCCTGCTTTTATAAAAGGAAATGATGGAAAATTCTGGCTTTTTTATAAATCCTGGAACACCGAAGAATATGAAAACCAGAAAGGTCCGGTAAGAGGAAACCGAAAATACGGACTGGCAAAGGCTGATAACCCTTCAGGTCCTTACGAGAAAATGAAGGAAAATCCAGTCATCGATTTTTCATTACAGCCTGACAATGCCCAGCTGGAAGATGCTTTTATCTGGAAACAACATGGAAAATTTCATATAGTAGCCCGTGATATGGGGTTCTTTAACCATGAATACGGTTTACATTTAACTTCCAGGGATGGCCTTAACTGGTCCAAACCGAAAATTGCTTACCTTGATATGAAAAGTTATATTAAGGAACCTGTACCATCCAGTCATTTAAAACGATTCGGAAGATTAGAACGTCCCATGATTTTAATGGACAAAGACGGTATAACCCCTAAATTCCTGTTTGGAGCAACACAGGGAGGAAAGTTTGAAACTTCTACCTCTTTTGTCTTTGAAATTACAAGCACTACAATTTAA
- a CDS encoding DUF4450 domain-containing protein, whose translation MRRTSILAGLIVLCAFSNSFSQSRHWQKNERALHYKEDKGDFLLVKGKYRFNRALYGNNLASRVEAGDLPEFALYLPGMGGNLQFVIHKGNSIKKLIQADIIETRYRPGMMLYTIKDHILGNGNLKITVLAQSEEEGLILKMETINVDPSSKIYAVYGGASGKTFSRNGDIGADPESGFYLLPEYCENNQFQINKNQFELTYLNKKKENQFISGSFSNANSLQLTEAKTLEKLSDFTQNKTEKSPIIYAAYSAQKNPVYIQIKKGKSDQNISDKRLAGIFNEAERSRLSLISRIQLKTPDSDLNSFGATLAVAADGIWESPTFLHGAVAWRMRLNAWRGAYAADVLSWHDRAKEHFESYSNSQVLKPDSAPVEMDTLLHLARHKEEMGTSVFSSGYISRNPNDHSKPHHYDMNLVFFDQMFSHFNYTGDVIFLKKMWPTMVRQMDWEKRNFKRGNLYDAYAAIWASDALQYSGGKVTHTSAYNYRANREMAKLAKIIGEDPIPYEKEAESILKAMKNELWIKNKGYFSEYKDALGNQVLHDKPGIWSIYHVSDAYILNEFEDYQNTQYINNHIPKIPITVKGEINKDYYTLSTTSWQPYDWSINNVALAENLQTALAYWQAGRNDEAYRLWKGNLAESMYYGISPGNFEQLSHYDAFRGELYRDFADPIGVAARTLTEGLFGIYPKLLENKITIKPGFPKDWNFAELKLKDWEFKFNQISKKTSYWFKSNYTHAVSLDVSIPVNHSKIKSVTVNGKKVQFEIYPNSILQPFVRLETEKGKEFTVEITYSGDELKTEKTDYITYISENFQLNFDTKKKIKNIYDPQGLVKNSPLQEEWTQPKGEDGLANHKFELNQKERKGTFFVQVEQNGTTWWQPINVDIRFPLETKWANKKLQIQSKSFNTINGKLSINNLSTSFSIQKNQNTSIEIPANVLSRGTNFIQLEYNGIRQNVEITDWEIENKGAFNPVSLASEYNERVTEIFNQKYLSPRLHVPTLQLPWQGIGNWCYPLTTTQIDDSGLMKKRKDGKLEFLGIPFLINNEAKNIVFTSQWDNFHKSVEIPVTGKGKKIYFLMAGSTNPMQSQIINGTITIQYSDGSVTALELKNPINWWPIEQDLFDDNFAFEIPDDKIPYRVQLKTGELYKGGSLTKYSEIKGVSSRAVEGGAATILDLPIDPNRELKSIKLTAVSNDVVIGLMSATILK comes from the coding sequence ATGCGAAGAACATCCATTTTAGCAGGGCTTATTGTTTTATGTGCCTTTTCAAACTCTTTTTCCCAATCCAGACATTGGCAGAAAAATGAAAGAGCGCTGCATTACAAAGAAGACAAAGGTGATTTTTTGCTGGTTAAAGGGAAATACCGCTTCAACCGTGCTTTGTATGGTAACAACCTCGCCTCAAGAGTAGAAGCCGGAGATTTGCCGGAGTTTGCGTTGTATCTTCCCGGAATGGGTGGTAATCTTCAGTTTGTTATTCATAAAGGAAATTCAATTAAAAAATTAATTCAGGCCGATATCATTGAAACCCGTTATCGTCCGGGAATGATGTTATATACCATTAAAGATCATATTCTTGGAAATGGAAATTTAAAAATAACGGTTTTAGCACAATCTGAAGAAGAAGGTTTGATCTTAAAAATGGAGACAATAAATGTAGATCCTTCATCAAAGATTTATGCTGTTTATGGTGGAGCAAGCGGAAAAACATTCAGCAGAAATGGCGACATCGGTGCAGACCCGGAATCAGGTTTTTACTTGCTTCCGGAATATTGTGAAAATAATCAGTTTCAAATTAATAAAAACCAATTTGAGCTTACTTATTTAAACAAGAAAAAAGAAAACCAGTTCATCAGCGGAAGTTTTTCGAACGCCAATTCATTACAATTGACAGAGGCGAAAACGTTGGAAAAATTATCTGATTTTACACAAAATAAAACAGAAAAATCTCCGATCATTTACGCAGCATATTCAGCGCAAAAAAATCCGGTTTATATTCAGATTAAAAAAGGAAAATCAGATCAGAATATTTCAGACAAACGACTTGCAGGCATTTTTAATGAAGCTGAACGATCCCGTTTATCATTAATCAGCCGGATTCAGTTGAAAACTCCGGATTCGGATTTAAATAGCTTCGGAGCTACCCTTGCCGTTGCCGCAGATGGCATTTGGGAAAGTCCAACATTTCTTCATGGCGCAGTTGCCTGGAGGATGAGGCTAAATGCCTGGCGAGGAGCTTACGCCGCCGATGTTCTCAGTTGGCATGATCGGGCAAAAGAACACTTTGAAAGCTATTCCAATTCTCAGGTTTTAAAACCCGATTCGGCACCCGTTGAAATGGACACACTTTTGCATCTGGCAAGACACAAAGAAGAAATGGGAACTTCGGTATTCTCAAGCGGATATATTTCCAGAAATCCCAATGACCATTCAAAACCTCATCATTATGATATGAATCTGGTTTTCTTTGATCAGATGTTTTCTCATTTCAACTACACGGGAGATGTAATTTTTTTAAAAAAAATGTGGCCTACAATGGTCCGTCAAATGGATTGGGAAAAACGAAACTTCAAACGGGGCAATCTTTATGATGCGTATGCTGCCATTTGGGCGAGCGATGCTTTGCAGTATTCTGGTGGAAAAGTAACCCACACTTCTGCCTATAATTACAGAGCTAACCGTGAAATGGCAAAACTGGCCAAAATCATTGGCGAAGATCCTATTCCGTATGAAAAAGAAGCTGAATCCATTTTAAAAGCTATGAAAAACGAGCTTTGGATTAAAAACAAAGGGTATTTTTCTGAATATAAAGACGCTTTGGGGAATCAGGTACTTCACGATAAGCCCGGAATATGGTCTATTTATCATGTTTCGGATGCTTATATTTTAAATGAATTTGAGGATTATCAAAACACACAGTACATCAACAATCATATTCCGAAGATTCCTATAACAGTAAAAGGGGAAATTAATAAAGATTATTACACCCTTTCCACCACCAGCTGGCAGCCTTATGATTGGTCAATTAATAATGTAGCGCTGGCAGAGAATTTACAAACAGCTTTGGCATATTGGCAGGCGGGAAGAAATGATGAAGCCTATCGACTTTGGAAAGGCAATCTGGCCGAAAGTATGTACTACGGAATCAGTCCGGGAAATTTTGAGCAATTATCTCACTATGATGCTTTTCGCGGGGAATTGTACCGTGATTTTGCCGATCCAATTGGTGTGGCTGCAAGAACTTTAACGGAAGGTCTTTTCGGAATCTACCCCAAATTATTAGAAAATAAAATCACTATAAAACCAGGGTTTCCCAAAGACTGGAATTTTGCAGAACTAAAGCTTAAGGATTGGGAATTTAAATTTAACCAAATTTCAAAAAAAACGAGTTATTGGTTTAAATCAAATTATACCCATGCAGTTTCGCTTGATGTATCGATCCCTGTGAATCATTCCAAAATAAAATCAGTAACGGTAAATGGTAAAAAAGTGCAATTTGAAATATATCCAAATTCTATTTTACAACCTTTTGTAAGGTTAGAAACAGAGAAAGGGAAAGAGTTCACCGTTGAAATTACGTATTCGGGAGATGAATTAAAAACAGAAAAAACAGATTACATCACTTATATTTCCGAAAATTTTCAATTGAATTTTGATACAAAAAAGAAAATCAAAAATATTTATGATCCTCAGGGATTAGTAAAAAATTCCCCTCTTCAGGAGGAGTGGACTCAACCAAAGGGAGAAGACGGGTTGGCCAACCACAAGTTTGAATTAAACCAAAAGGAAAGAAAAGGAACTTTTTTCGTGCAAGTCGAGCAAAACGGAACAACTTGGTGGCAACCTATAAATGTTGACATCCGATTTCCTTTGGAAACAAAATGGGCGAATAAAAAACTACAAATTCAGTCTAAATCATTCAATACAATCAATGGAAAATTGAGTATTAATAATTTAAGTACAAGTTTTTCAATTCAAAAAAATCAAAATACTTCAATTGAAATTCCAGCAAATGTTTTAAGCAGGGGAACCAACTTTATTCAGCTTGAATACAATGGAATCAGGCAAAATGTAGAAATAACAGATTGGGAAATTGAAAATAAAGGCGCATTCAATCCCGTTTCATTAGCCTCAGAATATAATGAGAGAGTAACTGAAATTTTCAATCAAAAATATCTTTCACCACGACTCCATGTCCCTACTCTACAGCTTCCGTGGCAAGGAATCGGAAACTGGTGTTACCCGCTGACCACAACTCAAATTGATGACAGCGGATTGATGAAAAAACGAAAAGACGGGAAACTAGAGTTCTTAGGAATTCCTTTTTTAATTAATAACGAAGCGAAAAATATTGTCTTTACAAGTCAATGGGATAATTTTCATAAATCGGTTGAAATTCCTGTTACGGGAAAAGGAAAGAAAATCTATTTTCTGATGGCAGGTTCTACCAATCCGATGCAGTCACAAATTATCAATGGAACGATTACAATTCAATATTCAGATGGTTCGGTTACGGCATTAGAACTAAAAAATCCCATAAACTGGTGGCCTATAGAGCAGGATTTGTTTGATGATAATTTTGCTTTTGAAATTCCGGACGATAAAATTCCGTACCGGGTTCAGCTGAAAACCGGGGAATTGTACAAAGGAGGAAGTTTAACAAAATATTCAGAAATTAAAGGAGTAAGCAGCCGGGCTGTTGAAGGCGGTGCCGCAACCATTCTGGATCTTCCGATTGACCCAAACAGAGAATTAAAATCAATAAAATTAACAGCAGTGAGCAACGATGTAGTTATCGGACTGATGAGTGCCACTATTCTTAAATAA
- a CDS encoding glycoside hydrolase family 28 protein — MKKYALILFALIISASVSGQYRPWTSSEQPLQEINRLKKEIVKPIFRKKDYLITDFGAYGDGKTKNTEAFKKAIEKCNAEGGGRVVVPKGIFLTGAIYLKSNVNLHVSEGATILFSQDSNDYPIVFTRWEGMECMNYSSLIYAYEEENIAITGKGTLDGNSDNDHWWFWCGAKKYGWNESRPGRQNPARAKLHEYMAQKQDPRERIFGDGYYLRPNFVQPYKSKNFYMADVFVKNSPMWNLNPVLCENVLIERVKVISHGPNNDGFDPEACKNVWIKDSYFDTGDDCIAIKSGRDEDGRGIGKPAENHIIENCEMKDGHGGVVIGSEIAGGAKNIYAIENVMDSKNLDRALRIKTSSSRGGIIENVFFYNTKVGAYKEAAVRFNMHYEKPGNFIPTIRNIWVENLTVEKGGKYAVLSDAYESSPVTDFTMVNAKINGVEIPYKVDFLKNVTLKNVTVNGDPLTDLNK, encoded by the coding sequence ATGAAAAAATACGCTTTAATACTTTTCGCATTAATCATATCAGCTTCCGTTTCGGGGCAATACAGACCCTGGACTTCCTCTGAACAGCCTTTACAGGAAATCAATAGATTAAAAAAAGAAATTGTAAAGCCCATCTTCAGAAAAAAAGATTATCTCATTACTGATTTTGGTGCTTATGGTGACGGAAAAACAAAAAATACGGAAGCCTTTAAAAAAGCCATCGAAAAATGCAATGCAGAAGGCGGAGGGAGAGTTGTTGTTCCAAAAGGTATCTTTTTGACAGGAGCTATTTACTTAAAAAGCAATGTGAATCTGCATGTTAGTGAAGGTGCAACGATCCTGTTTAGCCAGGACAGCAACGACTACCCTATTGTTTTCACACGATGGGAAGGAATGGAATGTATGAATTACTCGTCGTTAATCTATGCCTACGAAGAAGAAAATATAGCTATAACAGGAAAAGGAACATTGGATGGAAACTCTGATAACGACCATTGGTGGTTTTGGTGTGGTGCAAAAAAATACGGTTGGAACGAATCCCGCCCCGGAAGACAAAATCCTGCCCGCGCAAAACTGCATGAATACATGGCTCAAAAGCAAGATCCGAGAGAAAGAATATTCGGTGATGGATATTATTTAAGGCCTAATTTCGTTCAGCCTTACAAGAGTAAAAATTTCTATATGGCAGATGTTTTTGTGAAAAATTCTCCGATGTGGAACCTTAATCCTGTATTGTGTGAAAATGTTTTGATTGAAAGAGTAAAAGTAATCAGCCACGGTCCTAATAATGATGGCTTTGATCCTGAAGCCTGTAAAAATGTGTGGATTAAAGATTCATATTTCGATACGGGAGACGATTGCATTGCCATAAAATCTGGAAGAGATGAAGACGGAAGAGGTATAGGGAAGCCGGCAGAAAATCACATCATCGAAAACTGTGAAATGAAAGACGGACACGGCGGCGTAGTGATCGGAAGCGAAATTGCAGGCGGAGCAAAAAATATTTACGCCATAGAAAATGTGATGGATAGTAAAAACCTTGACAGGGCACTTCGTATTAAAACAAGCTCAAGCCGGGGCGGAATTATCGAAAATGTATTCTTCTACAATACAAAAGTAGGCGCTTATAAAGAAGCTGCAGTGCGTTTCAATATGCACTATGAAAAACCAGGCAACTTCATCCCTACGATCAGAAACATTTGGGTGGAAAACCTAACTGTTGAAAAAGGTGGAAAATATGCCGTCCTTTCTGATGCCTACGAATCTTCTCCGGTAACAGATTTTACGATGGTGAATGCTAAAATTAACGGTGTTGAAATTCCTTATAAAGTTGATTTCTTAAAGAATGTCACCTTGAAAAACGTAACTGTTAACGGAGATCCACTAACTGATTTAAATAAATAA
- a CDS encoding IS3 family transposase, translated as MVGIFSKRDDHDSLIFHSDSGIQYACTEFISIVGRNITRSMSGKGNCYDNAVADSFFKTLKTELAYQNKYETRDHAKNSVFEYIETFYNTHRS; from the coding sequence GTGGTAGGCATCTTCTCCAAGAGAGACGATCATGATAGCTTGATTTTCCATTCAGACAGTGGGATACAGTATGCGTGTACAGAATTTATATCAATAGTCGGAAGAAACATTACCCGAAGCATGAGCGGAAAAGGAAACTGTTATGATAATGCTGTAGCGGACAGCTTTTTCAAAACTCTGAAGACTGAGCTTGCCTATCAAAATAAATATGAAACTAGAGATCATGCTAAAAACTCTGTGTTCGAATATATAGAAACATTTTACAACACTCACAGAAGTTAG